A section of the Bacillus sp. HSf4 genome encodes:
- a CDS encoding PTS transporter subunit EIIC, with protein sequence MKKIFRMYSAVVYQNMILVITAGVVNIMFGEHGWLPLPRFAPVIDSLYLFVIPLIFAFTGGRMAAGQRGGIAAAAATLGIILSSDLSMILAAMLFGPLFGWLYKYCERCTQNRFPIGTELLVSHVTGAFLSTGFLLFCFYAAGPFLNTAMTHFYHLVLTVANSIWLPAAALLIEPGKVLFLNNVMNHGLLGPLGIQQTKELGKSIFFLLEANPGPGLGVLIACLFRLKKEECLALKTAIGIHAIGGIHEVYFPYILKRPLLFLPLIAGGAAGTAVFSLFNAGLASTASPASVLLILLLSPKGDILSVAAGMAVSCAASLMLSILILSPSRHHDEPMSSDDDEPVPARHPRKLIVTCDGGLASSAMGAAILKKLTTRKYPNLQIGYAAIHQIPQDADVIIGQQELKPEVKKYNPNVPYIGLLSLADEREYDKVLSYLAPNRDERLILLKQTAETKTEAIMMLGECMQTLGFINRTDGTLEKYPVLRNGAAVFRSSGKTAGLVIIQFPEGVYFKGAPVYLLIGLSGSSPQQLRAANEIKAVLSDESISSRLRHTDDKQEILKAFRPFFLQSFSKT encoded by the coding sequence GTGAAAAAGATATTCAGAATGTACAGCGCCGTCGTCTATCAAAACATGATTCTTGTGATCACAGCGGGAGTCGTCAATATAATGTTTGGCGAACACGGGTGGCTGCCGCTTCCCCGATTCGCCCCTGTCATCGACAGCCTGTATCTTTTTGTCATCCCGCTCATTTTTGCATTCACCGGAGGCAGAATGGCGGCAGGGCAAAGAGGCGGCATTGCGGCAGCGGCAGCCACGCTCGGGATCATTTTGTCCAGTGATCTTTCGATGATTCTCGCCGCTATGCTTTTTGGTCCGTTGTTTGGCTGGCTGTACAAGTATTGCGAAAGATGTACACAGAACAGATTTCCGATTGGAACGGAACTGCTGGTCAGCCACGTGACGGGTGCGTTTTTGTCGACCGGGTTTTTGCTTTTCTGTTTTTACGCTGCCGGTCCGTTTTTAAATACCGCGATGACACATTTTTATCACTTGGTGCTGACTGTGGCAAATTCTATATGGCTTCCGGCAGCCGCTCTTTTGATTGAACCGGGAAAGGTGCTTTTTTTAAACAATGTGATGAATCACGGCCTTCTTGGGCCGCTCGGCATCCAGCAGACGAAAGAGCTGGGCAAATCCATTTTCTTTCTGCTTGAAGCTAACCCGGGACCGGGATTAGGCGTGCTCATCGCCTGTCTTTTCCGTCTTAAAAAGGAAGAGTGTCTGGCGTTAAAAACAGCCATTGGGATTCATGCCATCGGCGGCATCCATGAGGTTTATTTTCCATACATTTTAAAGCGCCCCTTGCTCTTTCTGCCGTTAATCGCAGGCGGCGCGGCGGGCACCGCTGTGTTTTCTTTATTCAACGCGGGACTGGCTTCCACCGCTTCCCCGGCAAGCGTGCTGCTTATCTTATTGTTATCACCAAAAGGGGATATACTGTCTGTAGCTGCTGGCATGGCCGTTTCCTGTGCAGCCTCATTGATGTTATCTATACTGATTTTGTCCCCTTCAAGACATCATGATGAGCCGATGTCATCCGACGATGATGAGCCGGTTCCTGCACGTCACCCCCGGAAGCTGATTGTGACATGTGATGGCGGACTTGCTTCAAGCGCGATGGGCGCCGCTATTTTAAAAAAGCTTACAACCCGTAAATATCCGAATTTGCAGATTGGCTATGCCGCCATCCATCAAATCCCCCAAGATGCGGATGTTATCATCGGACAACAGGAACTAAAGCCGGAAGTGAAAAAATACAATCCTAATGTTCCGTATATCGGCCTTTTGTCATTGGCTGATGAAAGAGAATATGACAAGGTCCTTTCATATCTTGCGCCAAATCGTGATGAACGGCTGATCCTGCTGAAGCAAACAGCCGAAACAAAAACGGAAGCGATCATGATGCTGGGTGAATGCATGCAGACCCTCGGCTTCATAAATCGTACGGACGGAACGCTGGAAAAATATCCCGTTCTCAGAAATGGAGCGGCTGTTTTCCGCAGTTCCGGCAAGACGGCGGGACTTGTGATCATCCAGTTTCCCGAAGGGGTTTATTTTAAAGGCGCGCCGGTTTATCTGCTGATCGGACTTTCTGGGAGCAGCCCTCAACAGCTTCGTGCGGCGAATGAAATCAAGGCGGTGTTGTCAGATGAAAGCATCAGCAGCCGATTGCGGCATACCGACGACAAGCAGGAGATCCTGAAGGCGTTTCGGCCTTTTTTCCTGCAAAGTTTTTCTAAAACATGA
- a CDS encoding MFS transporter codes for MKPQNVLDKIGIPSKIGWGYLGILIFMMGDGIEIGWLSPYLVDRGLTVQLSATLFTAYGVTIAISSWFSGVLVEALGAKKTMLTGLLLYILGTIGFVGFGMPDLSFSTMLVTYAVRGFGYPLFAYSFLVWIAYRSPKEKLSTAAGWFWFFFTGGLNVLGAYYSSWAIIYMGHLNTMWSSLFWVTLGAFFALVLNRDKLERKKDTTAKQKVKELFKGVTIVKREPKVLLGGIVRTINTTSQFAFPVFLPLHMADFGISTTTWLQIWGAIFTSNILFNVCFGVIGDKLGWRNTVIWFGGVSAAISTLLLYYSPEWTNGNIVMITIAGMLWGASLAGYVPLSALVPSLVQEEKGAAISILNLGAGLPVFVGPALVGLLIGTIGSAGVIWVLAILYVISSILTVFITLPESEQPTRQQIDCIRETKA; via the coding sequence ATGAAACCACAGAATGTTTTAGATAAAATCGGCATTCCAAGTAAAATCGGCTGGGGATACTTGGGGATCCTAATTTTTATGATGGGAGATGGCATCGAGATCGGCTGGCTTAGCCCTTATTTGGTTGATCGTGGTCTGACAGTTCAGCTTTCAGCGACTTTATTTACGGCTTATGGAGTAACGATCGCGATTTCTTCCTGGTTTTCCGGTGTGCTGGTCGAGGCGCTTGGTGCGAAAAAAACAATGTTGACAGGGCTTTTGCTTTATATTCTCGGAACAATAGGCTTTGTCGGGTTCGGGATGCCTGACCTGTCGTTTTCTACCATGCTTGTGACATATGCCGTACGCGGCTTCGGCTATCCGCTGTTTGCCTATTCGTTTCTCGTTTGGATCGCCTACCGCAGCCCGAAAGAAAAACTCAGCACGGCCGCAGGGTGGTTTTGGTTTTTCTTTACAGGCGGATTAAATGTGCTTGGGGCATATTACTCGAGTTGGGCCATCATATATATGGGGCATTTAAACACAATGTGGAGCTCGCTGTTTTGGGTGACGCTTGGGGCATTTTTTGCCCTCGTCTTAAACCGTGACAAGCTTGAACGAAAAAAAGATACAACAGCGAAACAAAAAGTAAAAGAGCTTTTCAAAGGTGTGACGATTGTTAAACGGGAGCCTAAAGTGCTGCTCGGCGGCATCGTGAGAACCATTAACACAACCTCGCAGTTTGCCTTTCCGGTTTTTTTGCCGCTCCATATGGCGGATTTCGGTATTTCCACAACAACATGGCTGCAGATTTGGGGCGCTATTTTCACAAGTAATATTTTGTTCAATGTTTGCTTTGGCGTCATCGGCGACAAGCTGGGATGGCGGAATACCGTTATTTGGTTCGGCGGCGTATCGGCAGCCATTTCTACGTTGCTGTTATATTATTCACCGGAATGGACGAATGGCAATATCGTCATGATCACGATAGCCGGAATGCTTTGGGGGGCTTCTTTGGCCGGTTATGTCCCGCTGTCCGCACTTGTTCCTTCACTTGTTCAAGAAGAAAAAGGTGCCGCGATTTCCATCTTGAATCTTGGCGCCGGCCTGCCTGTTTTTGTAGGGCCTGCACTTGTAGGGCTGCTCATCGGAACGATCGGCTCGGCCGGGGTCATTTGGGTGCTGGCCATCCTTTATGTTATCAGCTCGATTTTGACTGTTTTTATCACCCTGCCGGAGTCTGAACAGCCGACACGGCAGCAGATAGACTGTATAAGAGAAACAAAGGCCTAG
- a CDS encoding LysR family transcriptional regulator — protein sequence MNLHALRLFYTVAETGSVTQAAKQLNISQPAVTSQIKNLERDIDCTLLVPKGRGILLTQSGAELAKQAKRLFSLEKEIESYVKEGSMGKLRIAATFLPANFLLPRWISQFKQLFPKTEVEITTTNFQKACEQLINYEADIGLIGGTTEFGPFIKGTLLLEDDMLFVVNKDHKLASQHTTLEEVVKEPFVFREEGSFSREKLISLCTLHHVDKPKIGVQINGLNETIRTVMEGYGVMFASALEVNEYMDRGDIATVHVEKINLKNPISLCMRREDYLSASAINFMQMMKTAPYTP from the coding sequence ATGAATCTTCATGCACTGCGGCTGTTCTATACGGTCGCTGAAACAGGCAGTGTCACCCAAGCCGCCAAACAGTTAAACATCAGCCAACCGGCCGTTACTTCTCAAATTAAGAATTTAGAACGCGATATCGATTGTACCTTACTCGTTCCTAAAGGCAGAGGCATCTTGTTGACACAGTCCGGCGCAGAGCTTGCAAAACAGGCAAAGCGGCTGTTTTCACTTGAAAAAGAAATTGAATCATATGTCAAAGAGGGTTCAATGGGAAAGCTGCGCATTGCCGCCACCTTTCTCCCCGCCAATTTTTTGCTGCCAAGATGGATCAGCCAATTTAAACAGCTATTTCCCAAGACAGAAGTGGAAATTACGACCACGAATTTTCAAAAGGCTTGTGAACAGCTGATCAACTATGAAGCGGACATAGGCCTGATCGGCGGAACAACGGAATTCGGCCCCTTCATAAAAGGAACGCTGCTTTTGGAAGATGACATGCTGTTTGTCGTCAATAAAGACCACAAGCTTGCATCACAGCACACAACATTAGAAGAAGTTGTGAAAGAACCGTTTGTCTTTCGGGAAGAAGGCAGTTTTTCCCGGGAGAAATTGATTTCGTTATGTACATTGCATCATGTAGACAAACCAAAAATAGGTGTACAAATCAACGGATTGAACGAAACGATCAGAACGGTTATGGAAGGGTATGGCGTGATGTTCGCCTCCGCTCTTGAAGTGAACGAATATATGGACCGCGGGGATATTGCAACGGTTCATGTCGAGAAAATCAACTTGAAAAATCCGATTTCATTATGCATGAGAAGAGAAGATTACCTTTCTGCTTCTGCCATTAACTTTATGCAAATGATGAAAACCGCTCCGTATACACCTTAA
- a CDS encoding ATP-grasp domain-containing protein, with amino-acid sequence MLTSADRVNECRNYDVIEAFDDYPVNGCIEMRALELNETYHFKTIIASSEFDMLRAGKLRSLLGIKGQSYESARLFRNKVLMKEHVKKAGVRVPDFKKIDSAADLSMFVQTFGFPVIVKPVYGSGSVDTTVLRNRQDMWDFLAKGLPDHLEVEVFIEGDMYHIDGLILGGETILSWPSRYINGCLAFQEQQFLGSLQLERKNPLTRRLTDFVQKVLDALPVPETTTFHAEVFHTPDDELVFCEVASRTGGAMVREATAQTFGFDINEVCVKAQCGLDFHIPEMNNGPRHLSGWLLIPPKDGVLKEIKAAPSAGWLAKQHISAQPGDRFHGSSSSVDAIASCLVTGRTEAELSGSIDRLAMWFQDHTVWGKASDVYTI; translated from the coding sequence ATGCTGACTTCAGCAGACCGTGTGAATGAATGCCGAAATTATGATGTGATCGAAGCGTTTGACGATTATCCGGTGAATGGGTGTATCGAAATGCGCGCTTTGGAGCTGAATGAAACGTATCACTTTAAAACGATTATTGCCTCATCGGAATTTGATATGTTGAGAGCGGGGAAGCTGAGATCGCTTTTGGGGATAAAAGGGCAGTCTTATGAAAGCGCCCGGCTGTTCCGCAACAAAGTGTTGATGAAAGAGCATGTTAAAAAAGCGGGTGTAAGGGTTCCTGATTTTAAGAAAATCGACTCGGCCGCCGACTTATCTATGTTTGTTCAAACGTTCGGTTTTCCTGTGATCGTAAAGCCTGTCTACGGCTCAGGATCTGTTGATACAACCGTTTTGAGGAACCGGCAGGACATGTGGGATTTTCTTGCGAAAGGTCTTCCCGATCATCTGGAGGTTGAGGTGTTTATCGAAGGAGATATGTATCATATAGACGGCCTCATTTTAGGAGGAGAGACTATCCTGAGCTGGCCGTCCCGTTATATCAACGGGTGTCTGGCGTTTCAAGAGCAACAGTTTTTAGGCAGCCTCCAGCTTGAACGGAAAAATCCGCTCACCCGCCGGTTGACTGATTTTGTTCAAAAAGTGCTTGATGCCCTGCCTGTTCCCGAGACGACAACATTTCATGCTGAAGTATTTCACACACCGGACGATGAGTTGGTGTTCTGCGAAGTGGCCAGCAGGACAGGCGGCGCTATGGTGCGTGAAGCAACTGCGCAAACTTTCGGCTTTGATATCAATGAAGTGTGTGTCAAAGCGCAATGCGGCCTGGACTTTCATATTCCCGAGATGAACAACGGTCCGCGTCATTTAAGCGGCTGGCTGTTGATTCCTCCAAAAGACGGCGTGCTGAAAGAAATTAAGGCTGCTCCGTCAGCCGGCTGGTTAGCAAAACAACACATTTCCGCTCAACCCGGGGACAGGTTTCACGGCTCATCCTCCAGTGTAGATGCGATTGCAAGCTGCCTGGTTACCGGGCGCACAGAAGCTGAATTGAGCGGCAGCATTGACCGGCTTGCAATGTGGTTTCAAGATCATACCGTATGGGGAAAAGCTTCTGATGTTTACACAATTTAA
- a CDS encoding MFS transporter: MFTQFKAFSRLHPLIRFLLIGTLVTKAAKSMTTPFLALYLHMKTGADFAAIGLVIGLGYFSSTVGGVVGGALSDRVGRKKVMLSAIFIWSFVFIFFGLVHDFMWFLLLNMLSGLCHSCFEPVSKALMAELSEREMRFRIFSLRYLAINIGAAVGPLLGTYFGFAKTGAPFIITGLVYFGYAAFLSVMMRHITVEETKTAPKPVRASSVVKTLKQDKALRFYIAGGILLLFSYSQMESTLLQYLNHDIANGVNIFSALITLNAVTVILLQVPLTRLFEKYKSLTTISIGTVFCILGYIGFSVANGLIFFMFSMFVLTIGEILCFPSMNVLLDELAPDHMKGAYYGMQNVYNIGEFLGPWLGGMILGLYGGKVIFLIAAFSVFLALGAYHMGRRKFLSAQHHGVSPFSY, encoded by the coding sequence ATGTTTACACAATTTAAAGCATTCAGCCGCCTTCATCCGCTGATCCGGTTTTTGCTGATAGGCACGCTTGTCACGAAGGCGGCTAAGTCGATGACAACGCCGTTTTTGGCGCTCTATCTGCATATGAAAACGGGAGCTGATTTTGCAGCCATCGGGCTTGTGATCGGTTTAGGCTATTTTTCAAGCACTGTAGGAGGGGTAGTCGGAGGAGCGCTTTCAGATAGAGTCGGCAGAAAAAAGGTGATGCTTTCAGCGATTTTCATCTGGAGCTTTGTGTTTATTTTTTTCGGGCTTGTCCATGATTTCATGTGGTTTTTATTGTTAAACATGTTAAGCGGGCTGTGCCATTCGTGTTTTGAACCTGTATCTAAGGCTTTGATGGCCGAGTTATCGGAACGGGAAATGAGATTCCGCATCTTCTCTTTGCGGTATTTGGCCATCAATATCGGAGCCGCAGTCGGCCCTTTATTGGGAACTTATTTCGGTTTTGCCAAAACAGGAGCTCCGTTTATCATCACAGGTCTTGTCTATTTTGGCTATGCTGCATTTTTGAGCGTAATGATGCGGCACATCACGGTGGAAGAGACAAAAACCGCTCCGAAGCCAGTTCGGGCAAGTTCCGTTGTGAAAACGTTAAAGCAGGACAAGGCACTTCGCTTTTACATAGCCGGTGGCATCCTTTTGTTGTTCAGCTACTCGCAAATGGAAAGCACTTTGCTGCAGTATTTGAATCACGACATTGCAAACGGGGTTAACATCTTTTCGGCTTTAATCACCTTAAACGCGGTTACCGTCATCCTTTTACAAGTTCCGCTCACCCGTTTGTTTGAAAAGTACAAATCCTTAACCACGATATCAATAGGAACCGTTTTTTGCATTTTGGGGTATATCGGATTTTCTGTCGCAAATGGCTTGATTTTTTTCATGTTTTCGATGTTTGTCCTGACAATCGGCGAAATTTTATGTTTCCCTTCAATGAATGTCCTTTTGGATGAGCTGGCTCCAGATCATATGAAGGGCGCTTACTACGGCATGCAAAATGTGTACAACATCGGCGAGTTTTTAGGGCCGTGGCTGGGTGGGATGATTCTTGGCTTGTACGGAGGAAAGGTCATCTTTCTCATTGCCGCGTTTTCAGTCTTCTTGGCTTTAGGCGCTTACCATATGGGAAGGAGAAAGTTTTTATCTGCACAGCATCATGGTGTATCGCCTTTTTCTTATTGA
- a CDS encoding sigma-G-dependent sporulation-specific acid-soluble spore protein CsgA: MDTTLGYLRESLSNHLEHDTGQSIYRKIASQQYANEEEFVRHLDEREMAFLNKVLEHEITYALNEQDHKRTQELNEVYELLF, from the coding sequence ATGGATACCACATTAGGCTACCTCCGGGAATCGCTGTCCAATCATCTTGAGCATGACACAGGACAGAGCATTTACAGAAAAATCGCCTCCCAGCAATACGCGAATGAGGAAGAATTCGTCAGACACTTGGATGAGCGCGAAATGGCTTTTCTGAATAAAGTGCTCGAACATGAGATCACATATGCGCTGAATGAACAGGATCACAAACGGACGCAAGAACTAAATGAAGTGTATGAACTGCTGTTTTGA